One Lachnospiraceae bacterium C1.1 genomic region harbors:
- a CDS encoding YfhO family protein, whose product MAEKWEKFKKSRYSYLTAYTVLFVVSAIVILFRFGLYKKSIIWYQDGLKQHYNALLYYGEYLRQIAETLFKEHRFELPMWDFTIGYGSDIITTFHYYAVGDPLALLSALVPSRYCQHFYFLLYLLRLYLAGLSFSAFAFRHKRGRFGVLTGSLIYVFSAYSMVLGLMHPFFVAPLVWFPLILLGIDKIIDGESPLIFIIFTSIAAMSNFYFFYMEIALAVLYTIYRYICLYRKFGIRGFFTLLGKFIVFGLNAFLISAVIMMPVLNVMFSSKRLAASEASSVDIFYPFNYYVNFMAGFTNASIPGAWTLMGYTSLGLLALAFMAAAHKKYRHYLVVFGILTLFAVIPAGGYILNGFSYVVNRWIWGYAMTVAYITARVLDDIRAFTYAARRRAAIIVFVYCAVYSVFGSSRSQQTMASAVILLILALVILLFDIAKTERKIFRSAVICILLLGFSLNSYYKMSLNANPGWIEEFLDRGEADKKLTEENPDILLSSLSDNDFYRIEEVGLDTTQNSSIHRRVYGTQFYHSMTNPYISEFIDHMYMNWPKDYDYEGVESRSILEALASVKYFFVGEGADAERPFNYSRLVVSGNTPLGQVAMYEADTALPLGYTYSEYFPVGKFEEMDPAERADAMLSAAVMEDSSFKEATVSSDSADVLDLIESKGRINISENSFFVRGSGTVTLKLDALPDAETYVVFDNLRYRGVSERDTYDDGEWANLTEYEKNLVLSEDRKGKTNVSSSLMVSYKDISKVVEILSPGADFYCGRSDFLVNLGYNEDAPDEVTLSFRNPGEYTFDSIRVISKPVADISEEIRSRAEDVMTDTVIGVNKVSGKISLDKDKILLLTVPYSEGWTACVDGKKAELKRANIMYMALELAAGDHEIELRYETPYLRTGAFMSLAGIAMAAVLMGIRIFIKRKGNRC is encoded by the coding sequence ATGGCAGAAAAGTGGGAAAAGTTTAAGAAGAGCAGATATTCGTATCTGACAGCATATACAGTATTGTTCGTGGTATCAGCAATAGTAATACTGTTTCGCTTCGGCCTTTATAAAAAGTCGATAATCTGGTATCAGGACGGATTAAAGCAGCATTATAATGCACTTCTCTATTATGGAGAATATTTAAGACAGATCGCAGAGACCTTATTCAAAGAGCACCGTTTTGAGCTTCCTATGTGGGATTTTACCATAGGCTACGGGTCTGATATCATCACCACATTTCATTATTATGCGGTCGGGGATCCGCTGGCGCTTCTGTCTGCACTTGTTCCATCGAGATATTGCCAGCATTTCTATTTTTTATTGTATCTGCTGAGGCTTTATCTTGCCGGGCTGAGCTTTTCTGCATTTGCTTTCCGACATAAAAGAGGACGGTTTGGTGTGCTGACAGGATCACTCATCTATGTTTTCTCTGCATATTCCATGGTTCTTGGGCTGATGCATCCTTTTTTTGTGGCACCTCTTGTATGGTTTCCTCTGATACTGCTTGGTATTGATAAGATCATTGATGGTGAAAGCCCGCTTATATTTATAATATTCACGTCCATTGCGGCAATGAGCAATTTTTATTTTTTCTATATGGAGATTGCCCTTGCGGTGCTTTATACAATATACAGGTACATATGCCTTTACAGAAAATTCGGGATAAGAGGATTTTTTACCCTTCTTGGCAAATTTATCGTTTTTGGCCTGAATGCATTCCTGATTTCGGCGGTCATTATGATGCCCGTACTGAATGTCATGTTTTCGTCAAAAAGACTTGCAGCATCTGAGGCAAGCTCAGTGGATATATTTTATCCCTTCAACTATTACGTGAATTTTATGGCAGGATTTACAAATGCCTCGATACCGGGAGCCTGGACACTGATGGGGTATACGTCACTGGGACTGCTTGCCCTGGCATTTATGGCCGCGGCTCATAAAAAGTACAGGCACTATCTGGTAGTTTTCGGGATATTGACCCTTTTTGCGGTGATACCGGCAGGCGGCTATATCCTGAATGGATTTTCTTATGTTGTCAACAGATGGATATGGGGATATGCCATGACCGTTGCATATATAACGGCAAGGGTACTGGATGATATCAGGGCTTTTACATATGCAGCGAGGAGAAGGGCAGCAATTATCGTTTTTGTCTACTGCGCCGTATATTCTGTTTTTGGCAGCTCCAGATCCCAGCAGACAATGGCATCGGCAGTCATACTGCTCATTCTGGCTCTTGTGATACTGCTTTTTGATATAGCAAAAACGGAAAGAAAGATATTCAGGTCAGCTGTTATCTGTATCCTTCTGCTTGGGTTCAGCCTTAACAGTTATTACAAGATGTCATTAAACGCAAATCCCGGATGGATCGAGGAGTTTCTTGACAGGGGTGAGGCAGATAAGAAGCTGACTGAGGAAAATCCTGATATCCTGCTTTCCTCGCTAAGCGATAATGATTTCTACAGGATAGAAGAGGTCGGACTCGATACTACGCAGAACAGCAGTATACACCGGAGGGTCTACGGAACACAGTTTTATCATTCGATGACCAATCCCTATATATCTGAATTTATTGATCATATGTATATGAACTGGCCGAAGGATTATGATTATGAAGGAGTTGAATCCAGAAGCATACTTGAGGCACTTGCATCTGTAAAATACTTTTTTGTGGGGGAAGGCGCCGATGCGGAAAGACCTTTTAATTATTCCAGACTGGTGGTCAGCGGAAATACCCCGCTCGGACAGGTGGCAATGTATGAGGCTGATACGGCACTGCCTTTGGGCTATACATATTCAGAATATTTTCCTGTCGGGAAATTTGAGGAAATGGATCCGGCTGAACGTGCCGATGCCATGCTCAGTGCAGCAGTCATGGAGGACAGCAGCTTTAAGGAAGCGACCGTTTCGTCCGACTCGGCAGATGTGTTGGATCTCATCGAGTCAAAGGGACGCATAAATATTTCAGAAAACAGCTTTTTCGTGAGGGGCAGCGGGACAGTGACACTAAAACTTGATGCGCTGCCGGATGCTGAAACATATGTCGTTTTTGATAATTTAAGATACAGGGGAGTCAGCGAAAGAGATACTTATGATGACGGTGAATGGGCAAATCTCACAGAATACGAGAAAAACCTTGTTTTAAGCGAGGACAGGAAGGGGAAGACCAATGTAAGCTCCAGCCTGATGGTCAGCTATAAGGATATAAGCAAGGTTGTGGAGATCCTTTCACCGGGAGCGGATTTTTACTGCGGAAGGTCTGACTTCCTTGTAAATCTGGGATATAATGAGGATGCTCCGGATGAAGTCACATTAAGTTTCAGAAATCCGGGAGAATATACTTTTGACAGCATAAGGGTGATCAGCAAGCCTGTTGCAGATATCAGTGAAGAAATAAGATCCCGTGCTGAGGATGTTATGACGGATACTGTCATAGGGGTAAACAAAGTCAGCGGAAAGATATCATTGGATAAAGATAAGATCCTGCTGCTGACAGTTCCGTATTCAGAAGGATGGACGGCCTGTGTTGACGGGAAAAAGGCGGAGCTTAAAAGAGCCAATATCATGTATATGGCGCTCGAGCTCGCAGCAGGAGATCACGAGATTGAGTTAAGATATGAAACACCTTACTTAAGAACCGGGGCATTTATGAGTCTTGCAGGGATTGCAATGGCCGCTGTATTGATGGGTATAAGGATTTTTATTAAAAGAAAAGGTAACAGATGTTGA
- a CDS encoding SGNH/GDSL hydrolase family protein yields MQSIKKLRLPVVILFLMIVVEFLTFCFFSNNYRSLYWNSDISDIIEKGENVDMIFVGTSRVYQGISPEIIENELGLKNVCDAASPEQDVKGRYYLLKDMLESFTPKYVVLEAGMNSLKIETKNEFNRNVTMDRIRSVKNKLEYFWDDFTIGEAILFLPTFRFIKGNSLSDLIFDLTSRMDYFARNGEPEEIGSVEGDSEYYVKNGYYYDIDENGGEWNFHLEVNMDEVAPYIGEYYQKMIDLCIEREIKVLMISMPLPRRQLFDADGYMTAVDYYNDIADRNGIFYANMNFHKELGDELVETDFADDLHLNGRGSEITSMAYAEVVRNYEAGEDMSQYFYEDLDDLSKDIDGIISVNATLDYDNRDSNYILEFESAEPDRFTPEYRYQLINRKTGETELESDYSEDKELIIYKDKDEMENYTLKVFARTVGSDVDYEVFRDINL; encoded by the coding sequence ATGCAGAGTATTAAAAAATTAAGGCTGCCTGTTGTTATATTGTTTCTTATGATAGTTGTCGAGTTCCTTACATTCTGCTTTTTCAGTAACAATTACAGGTCGTTATACTGGAATTCTGATATTTCAGATATTATTGAAAAAGGTGAAAATGTTGATATGATCTTCGTCGGAACATCGAGGGTATATCAGGGTATCTCACCGGAAATTATAGAGAATGAGCTTGGACTCAAGAATGTATGTGATGCTGCTTCGCCTGAACAGGATGTAAAGGGCCGATATTATCTCTTAAAAGATATGTTGGAATCGTTTACGCCTAAATATGTGGTTTTAGAGGCTGGTATGAATTCTCTTAAAATTGAGACAAAAAATGAGTTCAACAGAAATGTAACAATGGACAGGATCAGGAGTGTTAAAAATAAGCTGGAATATTTCTGGGATGATTTTACCATTGGGGAGGCTATCCTCTTTCTTCCAACCTTCAGATTTATAAAGGGCAACAGTCTTAGTGATCTTATCTTTGATCTCACGAGCAGAATGGATTATTTTGCAAGAAACGGGGAACCGGAGGAAATAGGCTCTGTTGAAGGTGACAGTGAATACTACGTAAAAAATGGTTATTATTATGACATTGATGAAAACGGCGGAGAATGGAATTTTCATTTAGAGGTCAACATGGATGAGGTTGCACCGTATATTGGTGAATATTATCAGAAAATGATAGATCTCTGCATTGAAAGAGAGATAAAGGTACTGATGATATCAATGCCGCTTCCGAGGAGACAGCTCTTCGATGCTGACGGATATATGACAGCTGTCGATTATTATAATGACATTGCTGATAGAAATGGTATTTTTTATGCCAATATGAATTTTCATAAAGAGCTGGGAGATGAGCTGGTCGAAACAGATTTTGCAGATGATCTGCATCTTAACGGCAGAGGTTCTGAGATAACGAGCATGGCTTATGCAGAGGTTGTCAGAAATTATGAGGCAGGAGAAGATATGTCTCAGTATTTCTATGAAGACCTGGATGATCTTTCAAAAGACATAGACGGTATTATTTCAGTGAACGCCACGCTGGATTACGATAATAGAGACTCCAATTACATATTGGAATTTGAGAGTGCGGAGCCTGACCGGTTTACACCTGAGTACAGATATCAGCTTATAAACAGGAAAACAGGGGAGACCGAGCTGGAGTCGGATTACAGCGAGGATAAAGAACTGATAATATATAAAGATAAAGATGAAATGGAGAATTATACCTTAAAGGTTTTTGCGAGAACCGTAGGCAGTGATGTCGATTACGAAGTTTTCAGGGATATAAATCTATAA
- a CDS encoding MBOAT family O-acyltransferase → MSLNSFNFIAFIIVLFILYFTIPKKFQFYLIIIANLVFFASFGILGIPFIAVTSVISYICAIIVYKIKLKNKADADEIKDRKERTAFLAGRKKKVTFAAAIGAVFILGIWLLIKYGAFFVENIDWLMRTVKHGREIPVPDFFIPIGISYYSFLAVSYIVDVYRGKYEPERNFLKYFCFISYFPHMIQGPFDRFGTLSKTLFEEHSFSFDRFEKGLRRAFWGYIKKIAIADSAALAVNLIFYSDSPYTGIYIILGALFYGVQIYADFSGYMDIMCGISEILGIKIAENFERPYFSTSVEEYWRRWHITLGAWFKDYLFYPIATGKTAQNLGKRFRKMGKMRAAKLVPSYLALVFVWTATGFWHGANWTFIVWGYCNMIVIILSMELEEVYSKIRGFLRIGKDNRIWTVFMMARTFFLVSAFRIIALSDNMNTALAYYKKIVTGFAVSLSSVSDYIDLFPGMSEMKIFFFLIGTVALIMSDILTEIGKRDILLMKNFPIYVKGLVYLFGIYMIILNISMNGTSSGFLYAEY, encoded by the coding sequence ATGTCTTTAAATTCGTTTAATTTTATTGCGTTTATTATTGTGCTTTTTATTCTGTATTTTACTATTCCGAAGAAGTTTCAGTTTTATCTGATAATCATTGCAAATCTGGTATTTTTTGCTTCCTTTGGAATCCTGGGGATACCGTTTATTGCCGTGACTTCGGTCATATCATATATATGCGCAATAATAGTTTACAAGATCAAGCTTAAAAATAAAGCAGATGCAGATGAGATCAAAGACAGAAAAGAGAGAACGGCATTTCTTGCAGGACGTAAAAAGAAGGTCACTTTTGCGGCAGCTATTGGAGCGGTCTTTATTCTTGGTATATGGCTTCTTATAAAATATGGAGCATTCTTTGTTGAAAACATTGACTGGCTTATGAGAACCGTTAAACACGGAAGGGAGATACCGGTCCCGGATTTCTTTATACCGATAGGTATTTCCTATTACAGTTTTTTGGCGGTTTCTTATATAGTCGATGTCTATAGGGGAAAGTATGAACCTGAAAGAAATTTCCTTAAATATTTCTGCTTCATTTCATACTTTCCGCATATGATACAGGGACCTTTTGACCGCTTTGGAACGTTGTCAAAGACTCTTTTTGAGGAACACAGTTTTTCATTTGACAGGTTTGAGAAAGGACTTAGAAGAGCTTTCTGGGGGTATATAAAGAAAATTGCGATCGCTGATTCGGCAGCCCTTGCGGTAAATCTGATCTTTTATTCCGATAGCCCGTATACCGGTATTTATATAATACTGGGGGCATTGTTCTATGGCGTGCAGATATATGCTGATTTTTCAGGATATATGGACATTATGTGCGGAATATCAGAAATTCTTGGAATAAAGATAGCAGAGAACTTTGAGAGACCTTACTTTTCAACCTCAGTCGAAGAATACTGGAGAAGATGGCATATTACACTTGGAGCATGGTTTAAGGATTATCTTTTTTATCCTATAGCCACGGGAAAAACAGCCCAGAATCTGGGAAAACGCTTCAGAAAAATGGGTAAAATGAGGGCTGCAAAGCTTGTGCCGAGTTATCTGGCTCTTGTGTTTGTATGGACAGCGACAGGTTTTTGGCATGGAGCCAACTGGACCTTTATAGTCTGGGGATACTGCAACATGATCGTAATTATCTTAAGCATGGAGCTGGAGGAAGTTTATTCGAAGATAAGAGGCTTCTTAAGGATAGGTAAGGATAACAGAATTTGGACTGTATTCATGATGGCCAGAACTTTCTTTTTAGTAAGTGCCTTCAGAATTATAGCACTTTCCGATAATATGAATACAGCTCTTGCTTATTATAAAAAAATTGTTACGGGTTTTGCAGTATCGCTTTCATCAGTCAGCGATTATATAGATCTTTTTCCGGGAATGAGCGAGATGAAGATATTTTTCTTTTTGATAGGAACAGTGGCTTTGATCATGTCTGATATACTGACAGAGATTGGTAAGCGCGATATACTGCTTATGAAGAATTTTCCGATATATGTCAAAGGTCTTGTCTATCTTTTTGGAATATACATGATAATCTTAAACATAAGCATGAATGGCACAAGTTCGGGGTTTCTATATGCAGAGTATTAA
- a CDS encoding adenylyltransferase/cytidyltransferase family protein encodes MKKVLTVGVYDYFHLGHLRLFKQAKEHGDYLIVAVQDGDYILKYKPDAKVLYSTEQREELISGLKVVDEVTSYTDVDEKVKEIDFDVFAVGEDQNHAGFLRAMDWCREHGKEVVRLKRTPGICSSEIKKNL; translated from the coding sequence ATGAAAAAGGTACTTACAGTCGGAGTTTATGATTATTTTCATCTTGGACATTTAAGACTCTTTAAGCAGGCAAAAGAACACGGCGATTACTTAATAGTTGCTGTACAGGACGGTGATTATATCCTTAAATATAAACCGGACGCCAAGGTACTCTACAGCACAGAACAGAGAGAAGAGCTTATCAGCGGACTTAAGGTTGTTGATGAGGTTACAAGCTATACGGATGTAGATGAAAAGGTAAAAGAGATTGATTTTGACGTATTTGCGGTAGGAGAAGATCAGAATCATGCAGGCTTTTTGAGGGCAATGGACTGGTGCAGGGAACATGGCAAGGAAGTTGTGAGGCTTAAGAGAACTCCCGGAATCTGTTCCTCGGAAATAAAAAAGAATCTCTAA
- a CDS encoding CDP-glycerol glycerophosphotransferase family protein, whose protein sequence is MNTGILLYIDPGTGSMLFSVLIGVAAAAVFFAEKAILKIKFLLSGGKAAAAGTKKIPYLIFSDNKWYWSIFKPICDEFERRGIDLVYWTAAEADPALKENYKHVKCEFIGSGNKAFARLNFAKAGTVLATTPGLDVYQWKRSADVDRYVHIFHSTGDAALYRMFGLDYYDAVLLTGSIQETNIRNMEKLRNIEKKELVYVGSAYMDVMKKRLEDLGCVNNDKINVLVASSWGKSSVLSRFGAKLIKTLLDKTDYHVIVRPHPQSFVSEIPLMESLMKEFPESDRLEWNRDNDNFEVLNRSDIMITDFSSVIFDYALIFDKPVLCADTSFDLSPYDAWWLNEEGLYRFDAHKRLGKTLKEDELDDIGNIIKELKEKDPLAKGRAEVREERWKYPGEAAKRTVDYLTSFNIEKQVAEENRKEA, encoded by the coding sequence ATGAATACGGGAATTCTACTTTATATCGATCCCGGAACGGGAAGCATGCTTTTTTCTGTTTTGATTGGTGTTGCAGCGGCAGCGGTATTCTTTGCAGAGAAAGCAATATTGAAAATTAAATTTCTCCTGAGCGGAGGAAAAGCAGCGGCAGCGGGAACTAAAAAGATACCCTATCTTATTTTTAGTGATAATAAATGGTATTGGAGCATTTTTAAGCCTATATGTGACGAATTCGAGAGAAGAGGCATAGATCTGGTATACTGGACTGCTGCCGAGGCGGATCCGGCACTTAAGGAAAACTATAAGCATGTAAAATGTGAATTTATAGGTTCCGGAAACAAGGCTTTTGCAAGGCTTAATTTTGCCAAGGCCGGAACTGTGCTTGCAACGACACCGGGGCTTGATGTCTACCAGTGGAAGAGATCGGCAGATGTTGACAGATATGTTCATATTTTCCATTCAACCGGAGATGCGGCTTTATACAGAATGTTCGGTCTCGATTATTATGATGCTGTTCTTTTAACAGGAAGTATCCAGGAAACTAACATAAGGAACATGGAGAAGCTCAGAAATATAGAAAAGAAAGAACTTGTCTATGTTGGTTCTGCCTATATGGATGTAATGAAAAAAAGACTCGAAGATCTTGGCTGTGTAAATAATGATAAGATCAACGTATTAGTTGCTTCCTCATGGGGAAAGAGTTCAGTTCTTTCGAGATTCGGTGCAAAGCTTATTAAAACACTTTTAGATAAAACTGATTATCATGTGATTGTAAGACCTCATCCGCAGTCATTTGTATCTGAGATTCCGCTTATGGAAAGTCTGATGAAGGAGTTTCCTGAATCTGACAGACTGGAGTGGAACAGGGACAACGATAACTTTGAAGTTCTGAACCGTTCGGACATTATGATCACGGATTTCTCAAGTGTAATATTTGATTATGCATTGATCTTTGATAAGCCTGTATTGTGTGCGGATACATCATTTGATCTTTCGCCTTATGATGCATGGTGGCTCAATGAAGAGGGTCTTTACAGATTTGATGCGCATAAGCGTCTTGGAAAGACTTTAAAAGAGGATGAATTAGATGATATCGGAAATATCATAAAAGAACTTAAGGAAAAAGATCCGCTGGCAAAGGGCAGAGCGGAAGTAAGGGAAGAAAGATGGAAATATCCGGGTGAGGCTGCAAAAAGGACAGTGGATTACCTCACTTCATTCAATATTGAAAAGCAAGTGGCAGAAGAAAACAGAAAGGAAGCTTGA
- the yidC gene encoding membrane protein insertase YidC — translation MLTILYNIIIMPLVLIMELIFSIGYRAFSNPGLAIIGVSLGVNLLSFPLYRRADAIQDEEREIQKKMAPYIKHIRKSFKGDERFMILQAYYRQQNYSPLMVFRGSLPLLLQIPFFTAAYRYLSNLSLLNGTSFFIFKNLGTPDQLIHIGGLTLNLLPILMTLINFISGYIYTRGFRLKDKAQLYILALFFLVFLYHCPSGLVFYWTLNNLFSLAKNIFMKLVPNPKKVLAYLISYASLVIFIVAAEKGLLYSVTRNALMIIAFIICNIPRFRIEHPGFIKRGGILKKKFAEYIPQNASVKMTVTFGVFLTFFMGAIIPLAVIGASPLEFVDKDDYINPLRYILTDLSICAGYFLVWGGIILYGFSDKKGRRVYNLVLYLISIAAVVNYMCFNRNFGSITIDLIFDRIPSFTLAEMAVNILVLLIIMIVAAWLLHRFPKVIEKVSLALLLGSLIFTGVNLMKVNSELAASDDVKEAKAASENAEPFITLSKSGKNVIVLMLDRAISGYVPYMFNENSELKEQFAGFTYYPNTISFGEHTNYGAPAIFGGYEYTPTEMNARDDELLKDKSDEALKVMPVLFSENGYNVTVADPPNAGYKTTPDLSIYDGLSGIKAVNTENGEYFSLLSDEEKKSYNSQQRYRNFFFYSLYRVMPRLLQPSVYDKGYYLSVEEANITKKFLERYAVLSNLEKLTTITDDDQNQFLMMQNSMPHNPVELQLPDYTPKQHVNNGDYTDISNYTIDGVTADVLNDPTPYHYHVNMSSFMRLGEWFDYLREEGVYDNTRIIIVADHGYGLGQFDYMIMDDGLDVQALNPLLMYKDFADSESETDDSFMTNADVPTMAMSGLIDDMTNPFTGKLISSDEKNAHDQIVTTADNHSVRENNGETFDTGDWAWYSVHDDIFDSSNWTNLGADNKAAEE, via the coding sequence ATGCTTACGATATTATATAACATAATAATTATGCCGCTGGTTTTGATCATGGAGCTTATCTTTTCGATAGGCTACCGGGCGTTTTCAAATCCGGGGCTTGCAATAATAGGAGTCAGTCTCGGAGTTAATCTTTTATCATTCCCTCTTTACAGAAGGGCGGATGCCATACAGGATGAAGAGAGAGAGATCCAGAAAAAAATGGCGCCCTATATTAAACATATAAGGAAATCCTTTAAGGGAGATGAGCGCTTTATGATCCTGCAGGCCTATTACAGGCAGCAGAATTATTCTCCTCTTATGGTGTTCAGAGGATCACTGCCGCTGCTTCTTCAGATTCCTTTTTTTACAGCAGCTTACAGATACCTTTCAAACTTAAGCCTGCTGAACGGGACATCTTTCTTTATATTTAAGAACCTTGGAACTCCGGATCAGCTCATACATATAGGAGGGCTTACACTCAATCTTCTTCCTATATTAATGACATTGATCAATTTTATATCGGGCTATATTTATACCAGAGGTTTCAGGCTTAAGGATAAGGCTCAGCTTTATATACTGGCTCTTTTCTTCCTGGTATTTCTTTATCATTGTCCATCAGGACTTGTTTTTTACTGGACACTTAACAATCTCTTCTCGCTGGCAAAAAACATTTTTATGAAGCTTGTGCCCAATCCGAAGAAGGTGCTGGCATATCTTATTTCTTATGCGTCGCTTGTGATATTTATCGTGGCTGCAGAGAAAGGGCTTCTTTACTCTGTTACGAGAAATGCCCTTATGATCATTGCCTTTATAATATGCAATATCCCAAGATTCAGGATCGAGCATCCCGGATTTATTAAAAGAGGCGGTATATTAAAGAAGAAATTTGCAGAATATATTCCCCAGAATGCATCGGTTAAAATGACGGTTACTTTTGGGGTATTCCTTACTTTTTTCATGGGAGCGATCATTCCGCTGGCAGTTATAGGCGCTTCACCGCTGGAGTTTGTGGATAAGGATGATTACATCAATCCTTTGAGATATATTCTTACGGATCTCTCAATCTGTGCCGGATATTTTTTGGTATGGGGCGGGATAATCCTTTACGGATTTTCGGATAAGAAGGGCAGAAGAGTATATAATCTCGTTCTTTACCTTATTTCAATAGCAGCAGTTGTAAATTATATGTGCTTTAACAGAAATTTCGGAAGCATAACGATCGATCTGATATTTGACAGGATACCTTCGTTTACGCTTGCTGAAATGGCAGTGAATATACTTGTACTGCTCATTATAATGATCGTGGCAGCATGGCTTCTCCACAGATTTCCCAAGGTTATTGAAAAGGTCAGTCTTGCACTTTTACTTGGCTCGCTGATCTTTACAGGCGTAAATCTTATGAAGGTTAATTCAGAGCTTGCTGCTTCTGATGACGTTAAAGAGGCCAAGGCAGCTTCTGAAAATGCTGAACCATTCATAACTCTTTCAAAGAGCGGAAAAAATGTTATCGTACTTATGCTCGACCGTGCTATCAGTGGTTATGTGCCGTATATGTTCAATGAAAACAGTGAACTGAAAGAACAGTTTGCGGGATTTACTTATTACCCCAATACTATTTCTTTCGGAGAGCATACTAATTACGGCGCTCCGGCTATTTTCGGAGGATATGAATATACCCCGACGGAAATGAATGCACGTGATGATGAGCTTCTTAAGGATAAATCGGATGAGGCGTTGAAGGTTATGCCTGTTCTATTCTCTGAAAATGGCTATAATGTCACTGTTGCGGATCCGCCTAATGCAGGATATAAGACAACACCGGATCTTTCGATCTATGATGGACTTTCAGGTATAAAGGCAGTGAATACGGAAAACGGTGAGTATTTTTCACTTCTTTCCGATGAGGAGAAAAAATCCTATAATTCACAGCAGAGATACAGAAACTTTTTCTTCTACAGTCTTTACAGGGTAATGCCGAGACTGCTTCAGCCTTCGGTATATGATAAGGGCTATTATCTTTCTGTTGAAGAAGCAAACATTACCAAGAAGTTTCTTGAGCGTTATGCAGTATTGTCAAATCTTGAAAAGCTTACGACAATAACAGATGATGATCAGAACCAGTTCCTTATGATGCAGAACTCGATGCCTCATAATCCTGTTGAGCTTCAGCTGCCTGATTATACACCAAAGCAGCATGTGAACAATGGTGATTATACGGATATATCAAATTATACGATCGATGGTGTGACTGCGGATGTATTAAATGATCCGACACCTTATCATTATCATGTAAATATGTCTTCATTTATGAGACTTGGAGAATGGTTTGATTACCTGAGAGAAGAGGGCGTTTATGATAATACAAGGATAATCATCGTAGCTGATCATGGATATGGACTTGGTCAGTTTGATTATATGATAATGGATGACGGTCTTGATGTTCAGGCTTTGAATCCCTTGCTCATGTATAAAGACTTTGCTGACAGTGAGAGCGAGACGGATGACAGCTTTATGACAAATGCCGATGTACCAACAATGGCTATGAGCGGCCTTATCGATGATATGACGAATCCTTTCACAGGAAAGCTTATAAGCAGTGATGAAAAGAATGCTCATGATCAGATAGTTACCACAGCGGATAATCATTCTGTAAGGGAAAACAATGGTGAAACCTTTGATACAGGCGACTGGGCATGGTATTCAGTTCATGATGATATTTTTGACAGCAGTAACTGGACAAATTTAGGAGCCGATAATAAAGCGGCAGAGGAGTAA